Within the Flavobacterium sp. N502536 genome, the region GTAGCATTTCCTCCCCAGGTAAATACGATAGAAGCAATAGCAGTACCGCTGGCAACTGTTTGATTGTTGTTGCTGGTTGAAGTTAAGGTTTGTGTTCCTGCTGCTGAAAGGGTAATGGTTCCTGAGCCTGTCGCTGGTGTTCCGGTTCCGCTTGTAGCAATCGAATAAGAAACGGTAGCGGTTGGAGTTCCGGTAATAGTGATGGTTTTGGCTGTAGTGTTTTTTACAAAACTAATTCCCGAAGCAGGCAGTCCTGTAACCGTTGCGTCAGTGGCATTTCCTCCCCAGGTAAATACGATAGAGGCAATAGCAGTACCACTGCTTACCGTTTGATTGTTATTGGCGGTTGAGGTTAGTGTCTGAGCACTTGCAGGCGGATTGCCTTCTCCCTGAATAGCAACCAAAGCACCTGTATAATTGGTTAGTGCCGACTTCAATGCTGTGATTACAAGTGAAGAGGTATCGTCTATGCTATTGTCGAAAGTCCATTTTAAATCACCTCCCGAAATACGTCCTGCGTATTGAGTGACCTTTGTTTTGGCTGTTACCGGCTGTTCTACAGTTAGATTTTTGACATATAGTGCAGCATCCGTATCAAAGTTGTTGTAGGTATTGGCTCCCGATTTGGATTTAACCGAACTGCTTACCGTTTCGCCTCTTGTGGTTGCAACATAAGCATCAAAATCTGTTGTTGAGCTAATTTTTCCGGCAATATTGTATAACGGATTAGGGTCGTTGTAAGCTACAAAACGCATATTATTAGTTCCGTTTGAAGCGTCAAAAGTATTGTTGAAGGCTTTTATAGATCCTCCGGCTTCCCCTGAGAAAGTTCCCATAGTTCCGGCATTGTTTACCTGATTGGCTTCGTCCCAGATATCAGTACCCTGCAAAGAAGTCAGCATGGGATGTTTGCTGTTACGGAAATAATTTCCTTCCACAAATAAGGAAGAGCCTAAGGTAGAACCTGAGCCGTATTTGGCTACACCGTCAAAATAGTTGTTGTAGATGTGTGCCGAATAGTAACGAACGCGAGGATGACGTGAATCAGAGTGATCGAACCAGTTGTGGTGATAAGTGATATACAATCCGCTGGTAGTGCCTTCGTTTAAACCTAGAAGACTTGCTTTTCCGTTGTCCCAAAAATGATTGTACGATAGCGTGATGTAGGTCGAAGTTTTATTGTCGAGAGCTCCGTCTCCTTTGATTTGATCGGCATCGCTTCCGGCATTTCCGTAAAACAAATCACAGTTGTGCACCCATACGTGATCATTGTCCTGCTGCATGCCAACATTGTCGCCGGCAGTGCTGTTGCAGTTCATGAAGCCAAGATTACTCACCTCTATGTTGGATGCCGATTTGAGACGTACGCCCCAGCCATTGGCTACAGCATCATTTCCGATTCCTTCAATCGTTAAATAACTTGCCGCATTGTTGGCATTTTCGATGACAACATCTCCGCCTTCCATAACCGTCATGTCAGTGATGTTTCCAATTAAACGAATGATAAACGGACGCGTATCTTTTCCTTTTTTGATCGCATACAATATGTTTTGCAAACCAACGCAAGGATTTGCACTGGCACCGGTGATGTTCATCGAAATGGTGTTTTTGGTATTTTGGGTAATGTATAGAATAACAGCATTGTCTTTTGGCGTTCCATCTGCCTTGTAACCTCCGGGAACACGTCCGCCTTCAAAAGCAAATCCGTTGCGATCTTGTGCAGCAACGGTTAAGGTACCAGTTACTGAACCTGTTCCTTCTGCACTCGAAATAACCGGTTTTACTTTAACGGTATACGATCCGGCTTTGAGTCCGGGGATGTCTGCGCGAAAATAGCTTCCATAACTTCTGATCAGTTGGTCGTCGATTTTTTGATCGGTGATGCCGTTACCGGAGTAGTAAACATTGTAGGTTTGTGCATTGCTTACAGGCTGCCATTTAACAAATGCTGACTCGAGCCAGCCTGAAGATTCTGTAATCTGAACTTGTTGTGCCCATAGGGGAACGATGAGCAGTAAAAGCATCAGAATAAGTAGGTTTCTTTTCATAATTGTGGTTTTTCGGTTAATAAAGTTTTTTGTGTTATTGAATCAATAAGTTTCTTGTAATCGATTACACAAAAATATATTTATTTTTTGATATGTGTAAAATATTTGCGATAAAATAATATAAGTGCTAAAAATTTATGCTTTTGAATATGAATTATGTAATAAATTGCATTTAATGCAATTTATTACATAATTTAGAAAAGCCTTGCCGGTGTTCATTTTTAATGTAATTTGGAGTACTGTTTGGGAAATAAAATCGATGCAAAAAAGAGAAAATGGTGATTTTTCGACGATTTAAGCAATAGTATTTTATAGTAAGAAAAAAGTTATATTTTAAAGCTGAAAATCATCCTCTTTATATTCTAATTGTATTTTTTAGATTAAAAAAGAATCGTTTTTGAGCGAAAAAAAGAGAAGTAAAGACTTCCGCAGCAGCAGACATTTTAACTTTGGGTGCGGAAAAATAATGGGCAATTGGAATGAAAAAGTAAGGGGAGTAGTTTGGGTATTTCTTACTTAAAGAATGTTTGACAGGGGGTATAAAAAAAGCCTTTTGAACATTCAAAAGGCTTTGATTTATGGTAAAGGAAAGAAATTAATCTTTGCTTGATAATTTTGATAATAAACGTAAGAATTCGATGTACAACCAAACCAGGGTGATGATTAATCCCATTGCGCCATACCATTCCATGAATTTTGGCATTCTTTGCTGTACTCCTTTTTCGATTTGATCAAAATCAAGGAATAAGTTTAATGCAGCAATAATAATCACAAAAACACTAATTCCAATACTCATCATTGAGTTTCCGTAATGAACCGGAGTCCAGCTTGTGAATAAAGAAACCAGCCATGAAATTAAATAATAAGTTGCAATTGCTAATGTTGCCGCAACCACTACTGATTTAAATTGCTCGGTAACTTTTACAATTCTAAATTTATACAAACCAAGGCATACCAAAAAAGTAACCAAAGTTGCTCCAACGGCATTAATTACAATTCCGGGATATTTGGCTTCAAAAATGGCTGAAATTCCTCCTATAAATAATCCTTCAAATAAAGCATAACCTGGAGCTAAATAAGGAGAAGCTTGTGGTTTAAAGGCTGAAATTACAACTAAAATTAGTCCAATGATAGCACCTCCGATAGCAGGCAGCATCACATTCATTCCATTAAATGCCATCCACCAGGTTACCATGGCCGATCCGCATAAAATTAAAAACAAGATAGCTGTTTTGTTAATCGTACCAGACAAAGTCATTTCCTGATTGTAATCTATGATTTGTGCATGGTGTACTTCTTCAGCTTTTGAAACAGCATTAGAGGAGAAACGCTTGTTGCTTAAAAATGGATTTTTTGAATTAAAGTTCATAATGTAATTGGTTTTAAAAACTCATCAAATATAATCGATATTTTTTGATACGCCTTTAATACTATGGAATTTTTAACAATTCGGGGGGATTGTTTTGAGGCATTATTCTTCTAAATAAAAAAGCCGTCAATGAAAATTGACGGCTCGTATAGCTGTTTTTAATTTCTTATTTTAAAAGGTCTAAAACTAAAGAAGGGAATAAACCTAAAGCAATGTTTAAAGCAATTGAAATCACGGCAACCGCATAAATAAGGAACGGTTTTCCTGTACGCTCCTGATTAGGCTCTTTAGAATACATCGCCAGGATTAGTTTGAAATAATAGCCAACACTAATAATGGAGTTGATAACCGCCACAATCACTAAAGCAATGTATCCTGCCTGAATGGTTTGGTTGAATAAGAATAACTTAGCAAAGAAACCTGAGAAAATAGGGATACCGGCCATAGACAACAAAGATCCGGTAAGGATTGCTGCCAATAACGGATTTGTTTTTCCTAAACCGTGAAAGTTCGTGATATCTTCGTTATCCTGATTTTTACATACGTATAAAACAACACTGAATGCTGCGATTCCGGCCAATGCATAAGCAGCAGTGTAGTACAATAAAACACCTGCTGAGGTTGCAATTGTTAGCAAAGTCATCAACATAAAACCAGCATGTGAAATTCCTGAGAATGCCAACATACGTTTTACGTTTACCTGACGTAATGCCATTATATTTCCAACAGTCATAGAAGCAATTGAAATGATGACTACAATCGTTTCAAAAGTTCCTAAAAGATCCTGGTTGTCTAAAGACGGAACTAAGTTTAAGGCATAAACTAATTTGTAAAGTGTTGCGATGGCTACAACTTTTGCCAAAGTACTCATCAAAGCAGTAGTTAATGCCGGAGAACCTTCGTAAACATCTGGAGCCCAGAAATGAAATGGAACTGCTGCTACTTTAAACAACATACCGATAATCATCAAAATCATTCCGATTGGAAACCAGATTGGCAATTCGGCAGATAATGATACTTCATGTATTTCAGCTACGTCAAAAGTTCCCATTGCTCCGTATATCAAACAAATTCCGAACAAAATGATTCCAGATGCGAAAGATCCCATTAGGAAATATTTCATACCCGCCTCGTTACTTTTTAGATTCAAACGATCGCTTGCTGCTAAAACATAAAGGGCAATTGACAGGATCTCAATTCCTAAGAAAAACATAGCTAAGTTTCCAAAAGAAACCATTGCCACTCCACCGGCCAATAAAAATACTTTGATCGCCACAAAATCGGAAATTTTGGTTGGATGATTTTCGTAAAAATTATGACTTAATGCTACCAGGAAAATAGTCAGTACAATAAACAACGATGAAAAGGTAACAGAGAATTTACTCACTGTAATCATGTTGTTATAGTAACTTGCTGTTGATCCGAATTCGTAAAAGTTAAGTGCCAAAACACCTAGTAAACCAACGATGGTAATAGGAACAATGGCCTTTCTTAAATTAAGAATTTCAAACAATAGGCAGAAAATACCCAATCCTGTTATAGCTATTAATGTATTCATTTTTGTTTTTTTGATTTAGGAAATCTAAAACTAATGATGCCCTAATTTATTTTTATTTAAAATATTTTTTAATTTTTATTGATAACGTTCAGAATTGTTTCTAAACTTGGTGTAATCAAATCTGTAATTGGTTTTGGATAGAATCCGAAGAAAATTAAAACGGCAATAATTGCAACTAATGAAATTCCTTCATTAACAGAAACGTCTGCAAAAGTTTTCGAATTGGTTTCTCCCAACATTACATTTTGAAACATTTTAAGCATATAATAAGCTCCTAAAATAATAGTGGTTCCGCCTAAAACAGCAAACCAGATATTAATTTGAGAAAGACTATACAAAACAGTAAATTCTCCAACGAAGTTAAAAGTACTTGGTAAGGCTACAGAAGCCAGTACCAAAATTAAAAACATAGAAGTGAATTTTGGAGATTGTGTACGGATACCTCCTAATTTTGAAATTTCTCTGGTTTCATATCTTCTGAAGATAATTTCGGCAGCATAGAATAAACCTACTACCACAAAACCGTGAGAGATCATTTGCAGTACAGCTCCACGTAAACCATCAATGGTTAAGGTGTAAGTTCCTGCAGCGATTAAACCAACGTGTGCCAAAGACGAGTAAGCCAATAATTTCTTTAAGTCTTTTTGTCTTAAAGCTACAATTGATCCGTAAATTACACCCGCAATTCCAAGCGCGATAAAGATGTCCATGTATTCTTTTGCAGCCAATGGTGCAAGTGGCAATTGCCAACGAATCACACTGTACAATCCCATCTTTAACATGATACCTGATAAAAGCATCGTTCCAACAGTTGGTGCTTTTTGGTACACATTTGCCTGCCAGGTGTGGAAAGGGATGATTGGAATTTTAATAGCATAAGCCAGGAAGAAAGCTAAGAATATCCAAAGCTGCTCTGTAGCCGATAAATTTAATTTGTATAAATCTTCGATTAAGAAACTACCCGCTTTTTGGTACAGATAGATGAAAGCTACTAACATGAACAAGGAACCTGCCAGTGTGTAGATAAAGAATTTAACTACTGCTTTTCTGCGCTCTTCGGCATCACCATTACCCCAGATTAGAGCAATGAAGTAAATTGGAATAAGAGCTAACTCCCAGAAAATATAGTATAAAAGACCGTCTGCTGCCAGGAAAGTTCCTGTCAT harbors:
- a CDS encoding T9SS type A sorting domain-containing protein gives rise to the protein MKRNLLILMLLLLIVPLWAQQVQITESSGWLESAFVKWQPVSNAQTYNVYYSGNGITDQKIDDQLIRSYGSYFRADIPGLKAGSYTVKVKPVISSAEGTGSVTGTLTVAAQDRNGFAFEGGRVPGGYKADGTPKDNAVILYITQNTKNTISMNITGASANPCVGLQNILYAIKKGKDTRPFIIRLIGNITDMTVMEGGDVVIENANNAASYLTIEGIGNDAVANGWGVRLKSASNIEVSNLGFMNCNSTAGDNVGMQQDNDHVWVHNCDLFYGNAGSDADQIKGDGALDNKTSTYITLSYNHFWDNGKASLLGLNEGTTSGLYITYHHNWFDHSDSRHPRVRYYSAHIYNNYFDGVAKYGSGSTLGSSLFVEGNYFRNSKHPMLTSLQGTDIWDEANQVNNAGTMGTFSGEAGGSIKAFNNTFDASNGTNNMRFVAYNDPNPLYNIAGKISSTTDFDAYVATTRGETVSSSVKSKSGANTYNNFDTDAALYVKNLTVEQPVTAKTKVTQYAGRISGGDLKWTFDNSIDDTSSLVITALKSALTNYTGALVAIQGEGNPPASAQTLTSTANNNQTVSSGTAIASIVFTWGGNATDATVTGLPASGISFVKNTTAKTITITGTPTATVSYSIATSGTGTPATGSGTITLSAAGTQTLTSTSNNNQTVASGTAIASIVFTWGGNATDATVAGLPASGISFVKNTTAKTITISGTPTATVSYSIATTGTGTPATGSGTLTVTTGTPTSDEIHNFTTSGKTSSFYTITGNMNSTNGAVTYAGLTLTARLKMESSTTIAYTTANPSTLTLVFDSNFTGTVKVNNVSYTASAGIVTASIPAGSNTITKGSVANLFYISTEYNNGPTLRMAQAADVIAEPKASKVILYPNPVADVLYFSESNQTVEKVFLYNISGNLVKTSGKETKSMDLSTLIPGTYLLKVVTTDGSFTQTVLKK
- a CDS encoding Bax inhibitor-1/YccA family protein, producing MNFNSKNPFLSNKRFSSNAVSKAEEVHHAQIIDYNQEMTLSGTINKTAILFLILCGSAMVTWWMAFNGMNVMLPAIGGAIIGLILVVISAFKPQASPYLAPGYALFEGLFIGGISAIFEAKYPGIVINAVGATLVTFLVCLGLYKFRIVKVTEQFKSVVVAATLAIATYYLISWLVSLFTSWTPVHYGNSMMSIGISVFVIIIAALNLFLDFDQIEKGVQQRMPKFMEWYGAMGLIITLVWLYIEFLRLLSKLSSKD
- a CDS encoding NADH-quinone oxidoreductase subunit N, which encodes MNTLIAITGLGIFCLLFEILNLRKAIVPITIVGLLGVLALNFYEFGSTASYYNNMITVSKFSVTFSSLFIVLTIFLVALSHNFYENHPTKISDFVAIKVFLLAGGVAMVSFGNLAMFFLGIEILSIALYVLAASDRLNLKSNEAGMKYFLMGSFASGIILFGICLIYGAMGTFDVAEIHEVSLSAELPIWFPIGMILMIIGMLFKVAAVPFHFWAPDVYEGSPALTTALMSTLAKVVAIATLYKLVYALNLVPSLDNQDLLGTFETIVVIISIASMTVGNIMALRQVNVKRMLAFSGISHAGFMLMTLLTIATSAGVLLYYTAAYALAGIAAFSVVLYVCKNQDNEDITNFHGLGKTNPLLAAILTGSLLSMAGIPIFSGFFAKLFLFNQTIQAGYIALVIVAVINSIISVGYYFKLILAMYSKEPNQERTGKPFLIYAVAVISIALNIALGLFPSLVLDLLK
- a CDS encoding complex I subunit 4 family protein; the protein is MNVSLILIILLIGAFATYFVGDKLASKVALFFSLAALGCSIVLLNHFSAGENISLINTWITQPKISFALNADGLGMAMLLLTVALTPIIIFSSFGNEYKNSKAFYALILFMAFAMTGTFLAADGLLYYIFWELALIPIYFIALIWGNGDAEERRKAVVKFFIYTLAGSLFMLVAFIYLYQKAGSFLIEDLYKLNLSATEQLWIFLAFFLAYAIKIPIIPFHTWQANVYQKAPTVGTMLLSGIMLKMGLYSVIRWQLPLAPLAAKEYMDIFIALGIAGVIYGSIVALRQKDLKKLLAYSSLAHVGLIAAGTYTLTIDGLRGAVLQMISHGFVVVGLFYAAEIIFRRYETREISKLGGIRTQSPKFTSMFLILVLASVALPSTFNFVGEFTVLYSLSQINIWFAVLGGTTIILGAYYMLKMFQNVMLGETNSKTFADVSVNEGISLVAIIAVLIFFGFYPKPITDLITPSLETILNVINKN